In Streptomyces qaidamensis, one DNA window encodes the following:
- a CDS encoding ABC transporter ATP-binding protein, whose amino-acid sequence MEPMTPVLSVRGLSVRFLMPGGRRVAAVTDARFDVAPGECLALIGESGCGKSVLASALLGLLPGNARTAGSALLGDLDLLTAGERTLARTVRGRLIGLVPQSPAAHLTPVRTVRSQLEETVAALTATRGRAALRAAAEAAAERAAFPADHLDRHPHQLSGGLAQRAATALALVGDAPLLLADEPTTGLDRDLVDRTADELRRHVDDPGEGGRGRALLMITHDLAAAERIADRVAVMYAGRIVELADAAAFFGSPGPRHPYSRGLLQALPDRAFTPIPGMPPELGDLPAGCAFAARCDRATETCATEPPSGTVACHHPHVPEDVRA is encoded by the coding sequence ATGGAGCCCATGACCCCCGTGCTGTCGGTGCGCGGACTGTCCGTGCGGTTCCTCATGCCCGGCGGGCGCCGCGTCGCCGCCGTCACCGACGCGCGGTTCGACGTGGCGCCCGGCGAGTGCCTGGCCCTGATCGGGGAGAGCGGCTGCGGCAAGTCCGTGCTGGCCTCCGCCCTGCTCGGACTGCTCCCCGGCAACGCCCGGACCGCAGGTTCGGCCCTCCTCGGTGACCTGGACCTGCTCACGGCCGGCGAGCGGACCCTCGCCCGCACCGTACGAGGGCGGCTCATCGGCCTCGTACCGCAGAGCCCGGCCGCCCACCTCACCCCGGTCCGCACCGTCCGCTCCCAACTGGAGGAGACGGTCGCCGCGTTGACCGCGACCCGGGGGCGCGCCGCTCTGCGGGCCGCCGCCGAGGCCGCCGCCGAACGGGCCGCGTTCCCCGCGGACCATCTCGACCGCCACCCCCACCAGCTGTCCGGCGGTCTCGCCCAGCGCGCCGCCACCGCCCTCGCCCTGGTCGGCGACGCACCCCTGCTGCTCGCCGACGAACCCACCACCGGACTCGACCGCGACCTGGTGGACCGTACGGCCGACGAGCTGCGGCGGCACGTCGACGACCCGGGCGAGGGCGGCCGCGGCCGCGCCCTGCTGATGATCACCCACGATCTGGCGGCCGCCGAACGCATCGCGGACCGGGTCGCGGTCATGTACGCCGGACGGATCGTCGAACTCGCCGACGCCGCGGCCTTCTTCGGCTCACCCGGGCCCCGCCACCCCTACAGCCGCGGCCTGCTCCAGGCCCTGCCCGACCGCGCCTTCACCCCCATCCCCGGCATGCCGCCCGAACTCGGCGACCTCCCAGCCGGCTGTGCCTTCGCCGCCCGCTGCGACCGGGCCACCGAAACCTGCGCCACCGAGCCGCCCTCCGGCACGGTCGCCTGCCACCACCCGCACGTGCCGGAGGACGTCCGTGCTTGA
- a CDS encoding ABC transporter permease, which yields MTCDAPPPAAAPERTEWRSHGPERRSTRTLRVRTSAVLVAATVLAVLLVPPLVQLDQQAVDLAAKLRPPSWAHPFGTDDVGRDLLLRCVYGLRVSLLVGVAAALTATVVGTAVGAAAGALGGWADRALMRVVDTFSSVPHLLLGIFIVAMFRPGVWPVVISVALTHWLSTARIVRAEVLSLRSRPYIDAAVSGGASRWRVTVRHLLPAVLPQAALAAVLMVPHAMWHESALSFLGLGLPTHTASLGTLIQSARGSLLAGQWWPTLFPGLFLIVPTLAIAGLAGAWRERINPRHRSELML from the coding sequence GTGACATGTGACGCCCCGCCGCCCGCCGCCGCCCCGGAGCGGACCGAGTGGCGCTCGCACGGGCCCGAGCGCCGCTCCACCCGCACCCTGCGCGTGCGCACCTCCGCCGTGCTGGTGGCCGCGACCGTCCTCGCCGTGCTGCTCGTGCCGCCGCTGGTCCAGCTCGACCAGCAGGCCGTCGACCTCGCCGCCAAACTGCGACCGCCCTCCTGGGCCCACCCGTTCGGCACCGACGACGTCGGCCGCGACCTGCTGCTGCGCTGCGTCTACGGCCTGCGCGTCTCGCTGCTCGTCGGGGTGGCGGCGGCGCTGACCGCGACCGTGGTCGGCACGGCCGTGGGCGCCGCGGCCGGGGCGCTGGGCGGCTGGGCCGACCGGGCCCTGATGCGGGTGGTCGACACCTTCTCGTCCGTACCGCATCTGCTGCTCGGCATCTTCATCGTCGCCATGTTCCGCCCCGGGGTGTGGCCGGTGGTCATCTCGGTCGCGCTGACCCACTGGCTGTCCACGGCCCGGATCGTGCGCGCCGAGGTGCTGTCGCTGCGGTCCAGGCCGTACATCGACGCGGCCGTCTCCGGTGGGGCGTCCCGGTGGCGGGTGACCGTACGGCACCTGTTGCCCGCCGTCCTTCCCCAGGCCGCGCTCGCCGCGGTGCTGATGGTGCCGCACGCCATGTGGCACGAGTCGGCCCTGTCCTTCCTCGGACTCGGGCTGCCCACGCACACGGCGAGCCTCGGCACCCTGATCCAGAGCGCCCGCGGTTCCCTCCTCGCCGGCCAGTGGTGGCCGACCCTCTTCCCGGGTCTCTTCCTCATCGTCCCCACCCTCGCCATCGCCGGACTCGCCGGGGCCTGGCGGGAGCGGATCAACCCCCGTCACCGATCGGAGCTGATGCTGTGA
- a CDS encoding ABC transporter ATP-binding protein, with protein sequence MLELRSITAGYARNTPVVRDVSLTVAPGESVGLLGPSGCGKSTLARVAALLHRPDSGTLLLDGEPVRHWRHRAPREKRTTFGVVFQQARLSADPRLPLADLIAEPLRATGRGAEVAGRIAELAPVVGLTPDLLTRRPHEVSDGQLQRACLGRALVLRPRLLVCDEMTAMLDASTAAALVAAVEDYRAATGAALLAVGHDRTLLRRWCDRTVQWDSLT encoded by the coding sequence GTGCTTGAACTGCGCTCCATCACCGCCGGATACGCCCGGAACACCCCGGTGGTCCGGGACGTGTCCCTGACCGTCGCGCCGGGCGAGTCCGTCGGCCTGCTCGGCCCGAGCGGCTGCGGCAAGTCCACCCTCGCGCGGGTCGCGGCCCTGCTGCACCGCCCCGACTCCGGCACCCTGCTCCTCGACGGCGAGCCCGTGCGGCACTGGCGCCACCGCGCCCCACGCGAGAAGCGCACCACCTTCGGGGTCGTCTTCCAGCAGGCCAGGCTCTCCGCGGACCCCCGGCTGCCGCTCGCCGACCTGATCGCCGAGCCGTTGCGCGCCACCGGCCGCGGGGCGGAAGTCGCGGGCCGCATCGCCGAGTTGGCCCCCGTCGTCGGCCTCACCCCGGACCTGCTGACCCGGCGGCCGCACGAGGTCAGCGACGGGCAGCTGCAACGCGCCTGCCTCGGCCGGGCGTTGGTGCTGCGCCCGCGTCTGCTGGTGTGCGACGAGATGACCGCGATGCTCGACGCCTCGACGGCCGCCGCCCTCGTTGCGGCCGTCGAGGACTACCGGGCCGCGACGGGCGCCGCCCTGCTGGCCGTCGGCCACGACCGCACCCTGCTCCGGCGCTGGTGCGACCGCACCGTCCAGTGGGACAGCCTGACCTGA
- a CDS encoding DUF6299 family protein — protein sequence MRVRPLLGAAAGAALLLLTGAGAAPATASVLAPTGSVTVDAVGRIAADGTVTLSGTYRCASSSGPVFVSSSVSQGLSTTRHGIGGTRAVCDGAEHRWVNTGRTLPGALVAGAAHVEATLMELRTFSGLPLPSFHAVQGQDITLSQA from the coding sequence ATGCGTGTACGTCCTCTTCTCGGCGCGGCCGCCGGTGCCGCGCTGCTCCTGCTCACCGGTGCCGGCGCGGCACCCGCCACCGCGTCGGTCCTCGCCCCGACCGGCAGTGTGACGGTCGACGCGGTGGGCCGGATCGCCGCCGACGGCACCGTCACCCTGTCCGGCACCTACCGCTGCGCGAGCTCCAGCGGCCCCGTCTTCGTCAGTTCCTCCGTCAGTCAGGGACTCTCCACGACCCGTCACGGCATCGGCGGCACCCGGGCCGTGTGCGACGGAGCGGAGCACCGCTGGGTGAACACGGGCCGGACCCTGCCCGGCGCGCTCGTGGCCGGGGCGGCCCACGTCGAGGCCACCCTGATGGAGCTGCGCACCTTCAGCGGTCTGCCGCTGCCCAGCTTCCACGCCGTCCAGGGGCAGGACATCACCCTGAGCCAGGCCTGA
- a CDS encoding RidA family protein, translating to MSTERVNPPELSPPAGFSHAVVASGSRVVFLAGQTALDTDGKVVGRTLPEQFDRALTNLLAALAAAGGTPCDLARVTVYATDVEAYRTHAPELGRTWRKLAGRDYPAMAVVEVVRLWDAEAMVELDGFAVLP from the coding sequence GTGAGCACCGAGCGCGTCAACCCGCCCGAGCTGTCCCCGCCGGCCGGCTTCTCCCACGCCGTCGTGGCGTCCGGCTCGCGGGTGGTGTTCCTCGCGGGACAGACCGCCCTGGACACCGACGGCAAGGTGGTCGGCCGTACCCTGCCCGAGCAGTTCGACAGGGCCCTCACCAACCTGCTGGCCGCCCTCGCGGCGGCCGGTGGCACGCCCTGCGACCTGGCACGCGTCACCGTCTACGCCACGGATGTCGAGGCGTACCGTACGCACGCGCCCGAACTGGGCCGCACCTGGCGCAAGTTGGCCGGCCGCGACTATCCGGCCATGGCGGTCGTCGAGGTCGTCCGGCTGTGGGACGCGGAGGCGATGGTGGAACTGGACGGCTTCGCGGTCCTGCCCTAG
- a CDS encoding class I SAM-dependent methyltransferase, translated as MGLSLATAERWVERWELQQQRYAVDREERFTVIADVVEHVTAGHATPPLVVDLGCGPGSLAARLIRRLPDAEIVAVDRDPVLLELGRTHHPDAARYVDVEIGAPGWVRALDLDRPLDAAVSTTALHYLDRDTLLGTYRQLAGLLRPGGVLVNGDHLPQGETGPAGIAAHVGRCRADRQRVFTHEDWGSWWAAAGDDPELTDLLTERRRREAPLGTARPAELPLPAHLELLRQSGFAQAGPVWQYGDSCVVVAVR; from the coding sequence ATGGGGCTGAGTCTGGCGACGGCGGAGCGATGGGTGGAGCGCTGGGAGCTCCAGCAGCAGCGGTACGCCGTCGACCGCGAGGAGCGGTTCACGGTGATCGCCGATGTCGTCGAGCACGTCACGGCGGGGCACGCGACCCCGCCTCTCGTGGTGGACCTGGGCTGCGGGCCGGGCTCGCTGGCGGCCCGGCTGATCCGGCGGCTGCCGGACGCCGAGATCGTGGCCGTGGACCGGGACCCCGTCCTGCTGGAGCTGGGCCGCACCCACCACCCGGACGCGGCCCGCTACGTCGACGTAGAGATCGGAGCGCCGGGCTGGGTGCGGGCCCTGGATCTGGACCGGCCTCTGGACGCGGCGGTCTCCACGACGGCCCTGCACTACCTGGACCGCGACACGCTGCTGGGCACCTACCGGCAGCTCGCCGGGCTGCTGCGGCCCGGAGGCGTCCTCGTCAACGGCGACCACCTCCCCCAGGGCGAGACGGGCCCGGCGGGGATCGCCGCCCATGTCGGGCGGTGCCGGGCCGACCGGCAGCGCGTGTTCACGCACGAGGACTGGGGCTCCTGGTGGGCGGCGGCCGGCGACGACCCGGAGCTGACCGACCTCCTCACCGAGCGCCGGCGCCGCGAAGCCCCCCTGGGCACGGCGCGCCCCGCCGAACTCCCCCTCCCCGCCCACCTGGAGCTCCTCCGGCAGTCCGGCTTCGCCCAGGCCGGCCCGGTGTGGCAGTACGGCGACAGCTGCGTGGTCGTGGCGGTGCGCTAG
- a CDS encoding ABC transporter permease — protein sequence MARLAGRRSLFAVPVLLVVTFGVFAIAAASPFDPVKAYAGTAALGADQQTLDRLRENLGVDRPFAARWWHWLTSALTGDLGHSSVMRQPVAEVIGERLVWSALLCAVAFAAAVLVGTVLGVLAARRPGSLVDRTVTSLAYTLEAAPVFWIALLAIWLFALQWDVLPAGGLTDTGSEQVTPGQVTSHLLLPAGVLAVSQLPWFTLYVRQGVGDALAEDPVRGARARGLSEGTVLLGHALRSGLLPVLTLIGSRVPELITGALLVESVFSWPGIAAATVEAATAVDFPLLAALTTLATAAVLAGNLLADLLYGLFDPRVKLSDM from the coding sequence ATGGCACGACTGGCGGGACGGCGGTCCCTGTTCGCCGTCCCCGTCCTGCTCGTCGTCACCTTCGGTGTGTTCGCCATCGCCGCCGCCTCCCCGTTCGACCCCGTCAAGGCGTACGCCGGCACCGCCGCGCTCGGCGCCGACCAGCAGACCCTGGACCGGCTGCGCGAGAACCTCGGCGTGGACCGGCCCTTCGCCGCCCGCTGGTGGCACTGGCTGACCTCCGCCCTCACCGGCGACCTCGGCCACTCCAGCGTCATGCGGCAGCCGGTCGCCGAGGTCATCGGCGAACGGCTCGTGTGGTCCGCGCTGCTCTGCGCGGTCGCCTTCGCCGCCGCCGTGCTGGTGGGCACGGTCCTCGGCGTGCTCGCCGCCCGCCGCCCCGGCTCGCTCGTCGACCGGACCGTCACCTCCCTCGCCTACACGCTGGAGGCGGCACCGGTCTTCTGGATCGCGCTGCTCGCCATCTGGCTGTTCGCCCTCCAGTGGGACGTCCTCCCGGCGGGCGGCCTGACCGACACCGGCAGCGAACAGGTCACGCCAGGACAGGTCACGAGCCATCTCCTCCTGCCCGCCGGGGTCCTCGCCGTGTCCCAGCTGCCGTGGTTCACCCTGTACGTACGCCAGGGCGTCGGCGACGCGCTGGCGGAGGACCCCGTACGCGGCGCCCGCGCCCGCGGCCTGAGCGAAGGCACCGTCCTGCTCGGCCACGCCCTGCGCTCCGGGCTCCTTCCGGTGCTCACGCTCATCGGCTCCCGCGTGCCCGAGCTCATCACCGGGGCGCTGCTGGTGGAGAGCGTCTTCAGCTGGCCGGGCATCGCCGCGGCCACCGTCGAGGCGGCCACCGCCGTCGACTTCCCGCTGCTCGCCGCCCTGACGACCCTGGCCACCGCAGCGGTGCTCGCCGGGAACCTGCTCGCCGACCTGCTCTACGGACTGTTCGACCCGAGGGTGAAGCTCAGTGACATGTGA
- a CDS encoding pyridoxal-phosphate dependent enzyme gives MRYDSITEAIGNTPLVRIDPAVHGLRTIDLYAKLEMLNPFGSVKDRAAWSMAGPLLTGAVEHGSQVVELSSGNTAKALAVIAGMHGLGFKSVTNRMRVPEIKDLLLLLGAEIEELPGQSECLDPTATDDPLTLFHRTLAASGSAYLHTDQYFNPRNTEAHLTGTGPEIVKDLDGRVPDWFVACVGTAGSSTGVARALREEDPSVRVVGLVAAKSDFIPGIRTIDEVQEVGLFDPETYDTMESVSADEAIEGMLTLNRRCGILGGPTGGAAYFGAVRHLRALDEESEERRTAVFIVCDRVESYLSYVRQRRPDLLGRPPRKNSPADLSDAEVGGAPSVTVAEARRWIETDRPLVVDLRSPYAYAALHIDGSVNIVDELFAELVRGGLPFSRRQPVLLACPVGEQSARYAALLTRMGHPDVRSLAGGIIAWRDAGAPLVRD, from the coding sequence GTGAGGTACGACAGCATCACCGAGGCGATAGGCAACACCCCTCTGGTGCGGATAGACCCGGCGGTGCACGGCCTGCGCACCATCGATCTGTACGCGAAGCTCGAAATGCTCAACCCCTTCGGCTCGGTCAAGGACCGGGCCGCCTGGAGCATGGCGGGGCCCCTGCTGACCGGGGCGGTCGAACACGGCAGTCAGGTGGTCGAGTTGTCCAGCGGCAACACGGCCAAGGCCCTCGCGGTCATCGCGGGCATGCACGGCCTGGGCTTCAAGAGTGTCACCAACCGGATGCGGGTCCCGGAGATCAAGGATCTCCTGCTGCTGCTCGGCGCTGAGATCGAGGAGCTGCCGGGGCAGAGCGAGTGCCTGGACCCCACCGCCACGGACGATCCGCTGACCCTGTTCCACCGCACGCTCGCCGCCTCGGGCAGTGCCTATCTGCACACCGACCAGTACTTCAACCCGCGCAACACCGAGGCCCATCTCACCGGCACCGGACCGGAGATCGTCAAGGACCTGGACGGCCGGGTCCCGGACTGGTTCGTCGCCTGCGTGGGCACGGCCGGTTCCTCCACGGGAGTCGCCCGCGCCCTGCGGGAGGAGGACCCGTCCGTGCGGGTGGTCGGACTGGTCGCCGCCAAGTCCGACTTCATCCCGGGGATCCGCACCATCGACGAGGTGCAGGAGGTCGGCCTGTTCGACCCGGAGACCTACGACACGATGGAGTCGGTCAGCGCCGACGAGGCGATCGAGGGGATGCTGACCCTGAACCGCCGCTGCGGCATCCTGGGCGGGCCCACCGGAGGGGCGGCCTACTTCGGCGCCGTCCGCCATCTGCGGGCGCTGGACGAGGAGTCGGAGGAGCGGCGGACCGCCGTGTTCATCGTCTGCGACCGGGTGGAGAGCTATCTGAGCTACGTCCGGCAGCGGCGGCCCGATCTGCTGGGCCGCCCGCCCCGGAAGAACTCGCCGGCCGACCTGTCCGACGCCGAGGTCGGCGGGGCGCCGTCGGTCACCGTGGCCGAGGCCCGGCGCTGGATCGAGACCGACCGGCCGCTCGTGGTCGACCTGCGCAGCCCGTACGCGTACGCGGCGCTGCACATCGACGGTTCGGTCAACATCGTCGACGAGCTGTTCGCGGAACTCGTGCGGGGCGGCCTGCCGTTCAGCCGCCGTCAACCGGTGCTGCTGGCCTGCCCGGTCGGTGAGCAGTCCGCCCGGTACGCGGCGCTGCTGACCCGGATGGGCCACCCGGACGTGCGCAGCCTGGCCGGCGGCATCATCGCCTGGCGGGACGCGGGCGCGCCCCTGGTGCGGGACTGA
- a CDS encoding DUF5999 family protein: MCAHQPLCPATDSPAAHVVAARPEQGWSLLCDGTVVFDDTGELLPDGRVVQPRRMTAAGLAVAA; encoded by the coding sequence ATGTGTGCCCACCAGCCCCTGTGCCCCGCGACCGACTCCCCCGCCGCGCACGTCGTCGCGGCCCGCCCCGAACAGGGCTGGAGCCTGCTGTGCGACGGGACGGTCGTCTTCGACGACACCGGCGAACTGCTGCCGGACGGCCGCGTGGTGCAGCCGCGCCGGATGACCGCCGCGGGCCTGGCCGTCGCGGCCTGA
- a CDS encoding aminotransferase class V-fold PLP-dependent enzyme codes for MSTPSGREEQERWQRALRAQFPIVTGHPELAYLDSAATAQKPQAVLDAVQTYLTTSNANSARGTYTWANRTTELVERTRGRVARFLGDDRPERSAVHFTGGTTEGLRTIARDWLPGFLRDGDEIVAPDADHQANIVPWLEAQQSLARQGVHVRVVPMPYQSGSGDYDHRALAERAGPRTRFVATTHVHHVYGGDMNVHRIREAVGPDAVICLDAAQSVGHLPVSVAELDVDFVVFSGHKALALPGSGAVWARQARGPEFVPGGWSGTPNTVGIASLEAALDWLEAAGVDRIERWTADLAVRLTEGLRRLDAYEILGCPLSLAADSTVQRRQGIVTLRHRAIDSGDLGFILFSHGFMVRSDHHCQGDAGEKTGSVRVSLHVYNTVEEVDRLLSVLTSLP; via the coding sequence ATGAGCACACCGAGCGGCCGCGAGGAGCAGGAGCGGTGGCAGCGGGCGCTGCGCGCCCAGTTCCCCATCGTCACCGGGCATCCGGAGCTGGCGTACCTGGACAGCGCGGCCACGGCGCAGAAGCCGCAGGCCGTCCTGGACGCCGTGCAGACGTATTTGACCACGTCCAACGCCAACTCCGCCCGCGGCACCTACACCTGGGCCAACCGGACCACGGAGCTGGTCGAGCGGACCCGCGGGCGTGTCGCCCGGTTCCTCGGGGACGACCGGCCCGAGCGCTCCGCCGTCCACTTCACCGGCGGCACCACCGAGGGGCTGCGCACCATCGCCCGCGACTGGCTGCCGGGCTTCCTGCGCGACGGTGACGAGATCGTCGCGCCGGACGCCGATCACCAGGCGAACATCGTGCCCTGGCTGGAGGCGCAGCAGTCGCTGGCGCGGCAGGGGGTGCACGTCCGGGTGGTGCCGATGCCGTACCAGAGCGGCTCGGGGGACTACGACCACCGGGCGCTGGCGGAACGGGCCGGGCCGCGCACCCGGTTCGTGGCCACCACCCATGTGCACCACGTCTACGGCGGCGACATGAACGTGCACCGCATCCGTGAGGCCGTCGGTCCGGACGCGGTCATCTGCCTGGACGCGGCGCAGAGTGTGGGTCATCTGCCGGTGTCCGTGGCGGAGCTGGACGTCGACTTCGTGGTGTTCTCCGGGCACAAGGCGCTGGCCCTGCCCGGTTCCGGGGCGGTGTGGGCCCGGCAGGCGCGCGGGCCGGAGTTCGTGCCCGGCGGGTGGAGCGGCACCCCGAACACGGTGGGCATCGCCTCGCTCGAAGCGGCCCTGGACTGGCTGGAGGCGGCCGGTGTCGACCGGATCGAGCGCTGGACGGCCGACCTGGCGGTCCGGCTCACGGAGGGGCTGCGCCGGCTGGACGCCTACGAGATCCTCGGCTGCCCGCTCAGTCTCGCCGCCGACTCGACCGTGCAGCGCCGCCAGGGCATCGTGACGCTGCGGCACCGGGCCATCGACTCGGGCGATCTGGGGTTCATCCTGTTCAGCCACGGGTTCATGGTGCGCTCCGACCATCACTGCCAGGGCGACGCGGGTGAGAAGACCGGTTCGGTGCGGGTGAGTCTGCATGTGTACAACACGGTGGAGGAGGTCGACCGGCTGCTGTCCGTTCTCACCTCACTCCCGTGA
- a CDS encoding ABC transporter substrate-binding protein, producing MSTRRIRGAAVTAALAAAVTACSAPSGGGSGDGKSGGSVVLGVASEPDTLSPLLGYGKDGNSKIFDGLLARDADLKLKPALAAALPKVTDGGRTYTYTLREGVEFSDGEPLTAADVVYTYRTATDPKTNNTFKSELDAVEEVEASGDDKVVFTLKYPYAAFAARTVLPIVPEHIAGEQDPNTGSFNTKPVGTGPYVLAKWSKGEKLTFKANPRHWGGEPQVKTFTMAVIGDDNVRATRLRSGDLDGAVLPPNLAATFKADDARRTYEARSYDFRAVTLPTANKVTGDRAIRRALDAAVDREAMVDKVLDGAGRPAYGPLPVDDPAFTEGIERTQDLGKADKILDEAGWKPGEGGIRTRDGQRAAFTLLYPSGDKVRQDHALAYASDAKKAGIEVKVESATWEVIEPRMKDDAVLAGFGSTGDPDFGLYTLLHSSLAGDGFNNMARYDNPAVDRALDDGRRSQDPAERTSAYDKLQRALVQDPGYTFLTHIDHLYVLADRWENLNTQLEPHEHGFASGPWWNIEDWQPKK from the coding sequence ATGTCGACCCGTCGGATACGAGGGGCCGCCGTCACGGCGGCGCTGGCCGCGGCGGTCACCGCCTGCTCTGCCCCCAGCGGCGGCGGCTCGGGCGACGGCAAGTCCGGGGGATCCGTCGTACTCGGCGTGGCCTCCGAGCCCGACACCCTCAGCCCGCTGCTCGGCTACGGCAAGGACGGGAATTCCAAGATCTTCGACGGGCTTCTCGCCCGCGACGCCGACCTGAAGCTGAAGCCCGCGCTGGCGGCCGCACTGCCGAAGGTCACCGACGGCGGCCGCACGTACACCTACACCCTGCGCGAGGGGGTCGAGTTCAGCGACGGCGAACCGCTGACGGCCGCCGACGTCGTCTACACGTACCGGACGGCCACCGACCCGAAGACCAACAACACCTTCAAGAGCGAGCTGGACGCCGTCGAGGAGGTCGAGGCGAGCGGCGACGACAAGGTCGTCTTCACGCTCAAGTACCCCTACGCCGCCTTCGCCGCCCGCACCGTCCTGCCCATCGTCCCCGAGCACATAGCGGGGGAGCAGGACCCCAACACCGGCTCCTTCAACACGAAGCCGGTCGGCACCGGGCCGTACGTGCTCGCCAAGTGGAGCAAGGGCGAGAAGCTCACCTTCAAGGCCAACCCCCGCCACTGGGGCGGCGAGCCGCAGGTGAAGACCTTCACCATGGCGGTCATCGGCGACGACAACGTGCGCGCCACCCGCCTGCGCTCCGGCGACCTCGACGGCGCGGTCCTCCCGCCCAACCTCGCCGCCACGTTCAAGGCCGACGACGCCAGGCGCACCTACGAGGCCCGGTCCTACGACTTCCGGGCCGTCACCCTCCCCACCGCGAACAAGGTCACCGGCGACCGCGCGATCCGCCGGGCCCTCGACGCCGCCGTGGACCGCGAGGCCATGGTCGACAAGGTCCTCGACGGCGCCGGCCGCCCGGCCTACGGACCGCTGCCCGTCGACGACCCGGCCTTCACCGAGGGCATCGAGCGCACCCAGGACCTCGGCAAGGCCGACAAGATCCTCGACGAGGCCGGCTGGAAGCCCGGCGAGGGCGGCATCCGCACCAGGGACGGACAGCGGGCGGCCTTCACCCTGCTCTACCCCTCCGGCGACAAGGTCCGCCAGGACCACGCCCTCGCCTACGCCTCCGACGCCAAGAAGGCCGGCATCGAGGTGAAGGTGGAGAGCGCCACCTGGGAGGTCATCGAGCCCCGCATGAAGGACGACGCCGTCCTCGCGGGCTTCGGCAGCACCGGCGACCCCGACTTCGGCCTCTACACCCTGCTGCACTCCTCCCTCGCCGGCGACGGCTTCAACAACATGGCCCGCTACGACAACCCGGCCGTGGACCGCGCTCTCGACGACGGCCGCCGCAGCCAGGACCCGGCCGAGCGCACGTCCGCCTACGACAAGCTCCAGCGCGCCCTGGTGCAGGACCCCGGCTACACCTTCCTCACCCACATCGACCACCTCTACGTGCTGGCCGACCGCTGGGAGAACCTGAACACCCAGCTGGAGCCGCACGAGCACGGCTTCGCCAGCGGCCCCTGGTGGAACATCGAGGACTGGCAGCCGAAGAAGTGA
- a CDS encoding ArsR/SmtB family transcription factor translates to MTTTPSPPADEPDPTLQAAGDLLRALASPVRLGIVRELSGGGKYVHELVAALGVSQPLVSQHLRVLRTSRIVTARRQARETRYTLTDDHVAHIVLDAIRHVQE, encoded by the coding sequence ATGACAACGACGCCCTCTCCCCCGGCGGACGAGCCGGATCCGACCCTGCAGGCGGCCGGCGACCTGCTGCGCGCCTTGGCCTCGCCCGTACGGCTGGGCATCGTGCGGGAGCTGTCCGGCGGCGGGAAGTACGTCCATGAACTGGTGGCCGCCCTGGGCGTCAGCCAGCCGCTGGTCTCCCAGCACCTGAGGGTGCTGCGCACCTCCCGGATCGTCACCGCCCGGCGTCAGGCCCGCGAGACGCGGTACACCCTCACCGACGACCATGTGGCGCACATCGTGCTGGACGCCATCCGGCACGTGCAGGAGTAG